The Pecten maximus chromosome 12, xPecMax1.1, whole genome shotgun sequence genome includes a region encoding these proteins:
- the LOC117339120 gene encoding LOW QUALITY PROTEIN: uncharacterized protein LOC117339120 (The sequence of the model RefSeq protein was modified relative to this genomic sequence to represent the inferred CDS: inserted 1 base in 1 codon), giving the protein MPESSLQLSASSSVISCASNGFGGSHSTGSSAQGGTAVYRNITGEKKSKMATSQPPPVSSSTDLMTQKAILEQIFLKRAEEGDFWYVIVAEWLEQLKRYLGMPSNRKYYHQRSYPGPIITRRDYAHTVDVVHEDAWRMLIQWYGLADGHKPIKLVVYGYNRSPDIEHNINAFKLMLSNSPPEDFHNEKFSKMEKVGHVEWKARALYGVGTEKKTRLWGKPDTDGEWRALTCRDKAIGKCLEIDSDFIRPIIAMEVCGCDDIWEQAPEGVEPSQDPAIGPLYEHDIFDDVTSTWEIDIHDQIDHIGKSVIDGLHMNFSAFVQKAKEFIDQRDAQLRQRERDISSCENFADDTRRRLEEKERTLDLELASCQALAKDYETKKAELASEHEQKLQELEELEQRRKVDNEKEREKFEIERKRFTEELERMTELNEIQDGRIKLDIGGVQYTTSLATLKKDSNSMLAAMFSGRHQLRTEADGSYXIDRDGAHFRYILNYLRDGGIKDGTLPSNDNLWRELLTEAEYYQISGLVDYLYTLLYKQSELFCVEAKDGAEDEDDGK; this is encoded by the exons ATGCCTGAATCTTCACTTCAGCTGAGCGCTAGTTCTAGCGTCATTAGCTGTGCATCTAACGGGTTTGGTGGTAGTCATAGTACGGGGTCTTCCGCACAGGGCGGTACAGCGGTTTACAGAAATATCACTGGAGAAAAGAAATCTAAAATGGCCACCTCGCAGCCACCTCCAGTTTCAAGTAGTACAGATTTAATGACACAAAAGGCTATATTGGAACAGATATTTCTTAAACGAGCAGAGGAAGGAGATTTCTGGTATGTTATCGTAGCCGAATGGCTGGAACAGTTAAAGCGGTATCTTGGTATGCCCAGTAACCGGAAGTACTATCATCAGAGGTCATATCCTGGACCAATTATCACCAGACGGGATTACGCACATACAGTTGACGTAGTACACGAAGACGCTTGGCGCATGCTCATACAATGGTACGGACTAGCAGACGGACACAAGCCAATCAAACTGGTTGTTTATGGCTATAATAGATCACCAGATATCGAACACAACATCAACGCTTTTAAACTGATGTTGTCAAATTCTCCTCCGGAGGATTTCCATAACGAGAAATTCAGTAAAATGGAGAAAGTCGGTCATGTGGAATGGAAAGCACGTGCCTTGTACGGAGTAGGAACAGAGAAAAAGACACGCTTGTGGGGCAAACCGGATACGGACGGTGAATGGAGAGCTCTCACATGTCGGGATAAAGCCATCGGTAAATGTCTGGAGATTGATTCTGATTTCATTCGTCCGATAATTGCGATGGAGGTCTGTGGATGTGATGACATTTGGGAACAGGCCCCCGAGGGAGTTGAACCCAGTCAGGACCCGGCTATAGGCCCACTTTACGAACACGATAtatttgatgacgtcacaagCACATGGGAAATCGACATCCATGATCAAATCGATCATATCGGCAAAAGTGTTATAGATGGATTACATATGAACTTCAGTGCCTTCGTACAAAAAGCGAAAGAATTCATTGACCAAAGAGATGCACAACTTCGACAGAGGGAAAGAGATATATCATCGTGTGAAAACTTCGCGGACGACACCAGGCGAAGACTTGAGGAAAAAGAACGCACCTTGGATTTAGAATTGGCATCGTGCCAAGCATTGGCCAAAGATTACGAGACGAAAAAAGCAGAGTTAGCTTCTGAACATGAACAAAAACTACAAGAACTTGAAGAACTCGAACAGAGACGGAAAGTTGACAATGAAAAGGAAAGAGAGAAATTTGAAATCGAAAGGAAGCGATTTACAGAGGAGTTAGAG AGAATGACGGAGCTGAATGAGATACAGGACGGTCGGATAAAACTTGACATTGGCGGAGTCCAGTACACAACCTCATTGGCTACATTGAAGAAGGACTCTAACTCGATGTTGGCAGCAATGTTTAGCGGACGTCATCAGCTTCGGACCGAGGCTGACGGAAGTT TTATTGATAGAGACGGTGCACACTTCCGGTACATTCTGAATTATCTGAGAGACGGTGGAATAAAAGACGGAACGTTGCCTAGCAACGACAATTTATGGCGGGAATTACTTACAGAAGCGGAATACTATCAGATCAGTGGACTGGTTGATTACCTGTatactttactgtataaacaaaGCGAACTATTTTGTGTGGAGGCAAAGGACGGCGCAGAAGACGAAGATGATGGAAAATGA